The following are encoded together in the Ranitomeya imitator isolate aRanImi1 chromosome 4, aRanImi1.pri, whole genome shotgun sequence genome:
- the ARPP19 gene encoding cAMP-regulated phosphoprotein 19, producing MSADKQETRAHEENASDEQKEMEDKVVSPEKAEEAKLKARYPHLGPKPGGSDFLRKRLQKGQKYFDSGDYNMAKAKIKNKQLPTAAAPDKTEVTGDHIPTPQDLPQRKPSLVASKLAG from the exons ATGTCCGCGGATAAGCAGGAGACCAGAGCACATGAGGAGAACGCCTCTGACGAGCAGAAG GAGATGGAGGATAAGGTGGTCAGCCCAGAAAAAGCAGAAGAGGCTAAATTAAAAGCAAGATATCCGCATCTTGGTCCTAAACCAGGAGGTTCAGACTTCTTGAGAAAACGGCTACAGAAAGGG CAAAAGTATTTTGACTCTGGAGACTACAATATGGCTAAAGCAAAGATCAAGAACAAGCAACTTCCTACTGCTGCTGCTCCAGACAAGACTGAGGTCACGGGAGATCATATTCCCACTCCGCAAGACCTGCCCCAGAGGAAACCTTCTCTTGTGGCCAGCAAACTGGCTGGTTGA